The Syntrophorhabdaceae bacterium genome contains the following window.
AAGTGAACCCATTACCGCCTGTGACAATAGTATTAAAAGGAACGTTCAGTACAAGCGGCGGGGTTTGTAGTCCCATGGCCCTGAGCAAGGAAGGGTTTGTGCCGCCCACTTCATGACCATGGATATAGAGAAATGCATGTTTGTAAAGGCTATTCAGTCTCTTCTGGTCAAAGATCCTTCCCGTAAAATATACACGGTCATTCGCCAGGGCATGGAGCCTCGAAAGGTAGTCCTTTCCATAAGGGGAGTCTCCCACGACAACAAGAGGAAGGCTGACCTTCGAGGCTACGTACTCTTTTATGATAAGGTCTGTGTTGTTTTCCGGTTCTAACCTTGCAACAACGAGGAGGTAGTGGTGGGGCTTCACGGAGACCTCGCCGAGAATCGTTTCATCCATACCGACGGTTGGTTCAGCGCCATAAGGTATATAGACCGTTTCAGCATGGTAGGTGTCCCTGTAATAGCCCTTCATAACAGGACTATCGCTCACAAGCGCCGTCGCTGCGAGCGTGCTTATGCGCTCAGCCCATTTATAGTACAGCCGGGCGCATCTTCCCCATTTTCTCCTCTTCCATCCAAGACCGTCCGTATGGATGACGATCTTTTTCCCGAACCACTTGAGCAAAAGACACCACAGCGCATTCCCGGGGTCTACCACAAATATCACATCATAACTTCCGGTCAATGCATGCAACACGGAAAGCCCTGTATGAAAAAGGCTCTCAATGCCTTTCGCCCGTCCTGAAGGGAGATAGATGCACTCCACGTTGGAGACCCATGTAGGCTTCTTCTCATAATAAGGGCTGCGGCAGTAGACCGTTACGTGCACGCCATGATCGTTCGCCAGACGCAGGGCGAGTTCCTCTGCGAGCGTATCATAGCCGCTGTATTGTGCCGGTATGCCGCGTGTTCCAATGATTGCGATTTTCATCGTGAGAAAACCAACCTCTATCGAATCATATAGTGTAAGAAACCGGCTTGTCAATACGAAGATCGCCTTCCGTGTTTTCGGTTGTGGGAAACAACTCCTATGGTGTATAACATCAAGTGACTGCAAGGATGAAAACAATGGCCGTACCATACTTTTCCGTTATCATTGACTCCTATAATCTGGGCGCATTCATTGAAGAGGCAATAGAGAGCGTCCTTGCCCAGACCTTTCCGAAGGATAGGACAGAGATCATTGTGGTCGATGACGGCTCAACCGATGACACACAGGAAAGGGTAAAGAAATACTCTCACAGCATTCAGTACATTTACAAAGAAAACGGCGGTCAGGCATCGGCATTCAACGCGGGGTTCATGCATTCCAGCGGAGACATCATTGTATTCCTCGATGCTGACGATTATTTCCATCCGGAAAAACTGCAAGAGCTCTCACACATTTATAATACCTATCATTGTGATGCGGTCTTCCATAACCTTTCTGTCGTGACAACGAAGCTTAAAGGGCCGTTCATCCCCTATCTTTATTATCACAATCCTCAATTGCTTCATAAAATAGGGAAAAATCTTTATGTGCTGTCAACGCACAACGGAGGCACGGGCTTTATGCCGGTCTACTTCCTTGTGCCAACATCGGGCCAATCATACAGCCGCAGGCTTTGCAAGAAGATCCTTCCCTTGCCCGAATATTTCACCCATTCCGCCGACCTGTATCTCCACCTCCATGCCCTTGTGGGCACCGATATATACTTTGTGGACAGATCGTTAGGTTTTTACAGGAGGCATCCTTACAGTGACAATGAGTCTCGCCGGACTGACATCGTATGGCATGAAAGGCGCATTGGTTTTTATTCACATACGCTCCGGACCTTGGAGCAGACCTTTCATGATAAAGCCGCCCGGCTTGCAAGGACCGTTGAGAACGATCTGCATCTAATGGATATCCCCCTGGAGAGAATGAGAGGAAGATACAGGATTGCTTTAAAACATTTTTGGGAATACAAGGCCCCCGGCCCGTTCTTATTGCGCCTGAGCAAGATATCCCAAGCCCTCTTCTATCTTATCGCACCTCCGCGGATATACGAGAAAGTTCGCTCATTATATTTTTCTTTTCGTATGAAAAATCTGGCGAGGTTTATCGTGAGAAAATACCCGTGATCTCCCCGTATCTCATTTCCCGCATCAGGACGAGCATGACGAGATAGAGAACAAAAGAAACGGCCAGTGCGACCGGTACGGTGCATGAGAGCTTTATGAGCACCATTATAGTGAGCGCCATAGCGGCTCCTGCGGCAAGGACCCTTCCAAAAGTAACCCATTGGGCTTTTCCCCATACACCATCTTTCAGCGCCCTTAATTGAACCCATATCACCACGCAAAGGGAGAATGTTCGCGCAAGCGCGATACCCTTGGCTCCCCATAAGGGTATGAGTATAAACGACGAGACAATGAGCACGATCAGCCCGATAAGCACCGCCCTTACCGCCTTATTCTGTTTATCCATGGCAATAAGGGATGTACTGTTGATCTCACTCAAAAAGAAGGGGATAATGCTGAGGGCCAGGATGCCCAGGACAGGAATACTTGGCAGATACCCCGTGCCGAAAAGAAGGAATATCCATGTCTTCCTGAGAAGACCAACCATTACCGCACAGGGTACCGCAATGATCAGCGCGGCGCGCATGATCCTTGTGCAGACATTGGAAAATTCTTTGGCTGAGCGAGCCCATGCCCTTGATAGCGACGGCAAAGTAACCCAAGCGAGACTCGCAGCGATCATCCCGACGAGGTACACGATCTTTTCTGCTGCCGAATAGTATCCAGCATCGACATCGCCGCGCATCATCCCCAACAACACAAGATTAAGGAAGGTAAAGGCGGAGGAGAGCATGGAGAAGACGGCTAAAGGCGCGCTTCTCTTCACAATGTCCCATGCGTATTGCCGGCTGAAGGAAACGATTCTGATTCCATAATCGCTTCGTAACACAAGAACAGCCGCTGCCACGCAGAGGAGAGTTACAACCAGTCTCCATACCACAAAGGTTGTAAGTCCATACCCGGCAAAGAGGACCGCCAGCCCCGTGGCACACCACATGAGGGCAAGGAGCATCCTGAGCATGGATTCCTTACTGATTCTCTGAGATGCACGATAAAAGGAGCAAAGGAAGAGCACATACTCAAGTGCTGCCATGACAAAGTAGATGATGAAAATGACAAAAAGACGCCCTTCCCCGGAAGGACCTGAAAGAGCAACACCAAACGGCACAACCGCTATAAGGAGCGTGAATGCCCACATGAGAAGGGAGATGTGTGTGAAAAAGCTGTTTGCCTGCTCCGGGGATCGTGCCAGCTCATGGACCGTGAACCTCTGGAATCCAAAGGAAGGGACCATGATACAGAGAACACCGAGACTATAGGCAAACGAAAGGAGGCCGTAGGATTCGACACCGAGGATCCTCGCCACCATTATGGACACGATGAAGCCGAGACCCTGCGTCGCAACCTCTGTGGAGAACAAAAGCGCCGTGTTTGTGCTGATCCTCTTTTCGCTCATACCTCTTTTGTCCTTCGCAGAACCGCAGGGATGGTCTTTGCGAGTATCTCCATATCGAGCAGCAGCGACCATCGGTCGATATACTCGATATCGAGCTTCATCCATGCGTCGAAACTAAGGGCATGCCGGCCGCTCACCTGCCATAATCCCGTGATCCCGGGACGCACGCTGAAGCGCCGGCGCTGCCAATCCTTGTCAAATCCCTCGTAATCCCTCATGGGCAGGGGCCGAGGCCCCACCATGCTCATATCGCCCTTCAGCACGTTCATGAGCTGCGGCAGTTCATCGATCGCGAATTCCCTGAGGATCCCTCCCAGAGGCGTTGCCCTCGGGTCATGCCTGATCTTGAATGCCGGCCCGTCTGCTTCATTGAGTTCCGCCACATCGGATAATCTTTTCTCGGCATCGGGGGTCATGGTCCTGAACTTGTACATACTGAATACCCGCTTGTTCAGCCCTACCCGTTCCTGGATAAAAAAGACAGGTCCTTGCGAGGTAAGTTTTATGGCGACCGCAGTCACGACCATGATGGGGAATGCGACAATAAGCAATAGGGATGCGATCACAATATCCAGGACGCGCTTGATAAACGCATCCCATCCCTCGATGCCCTTTTTATCCAGGATGATCGTTTCCGTACCGTATAGTTCATCAGCGCTGCCTTTTGCTAACCTCCGGCTGAGTGGATCGGCAACTATCCTGACCGTGATGCCGTGCCTTTCACATAATGAAATAACCGCGAGGATATCTTCATAAGAGCGCCCTGCAGGAAGGCAGATAACGACCTCGTCAACGACCGTATGGCGCAGAAAAGATGGTAATTCATTAAGGCCTGTTACAACATGAATGCCCTCAATGGTCGGGGGCATCCCTGTTTCGTGAGCCTCACTCACATAGCCTATGATCCTGTACCCGGCCCCTGCCGTGTTTGCGATCTTCTGTGCATATTCGTGTGCCTCTTTGCCAGTGCCTATGATGAGCTGGTAACAGATCC
Protein-coding sequences here:
- a CDS encoding sugar transferase translates to MGTVTFGQFLSMRIKVQNFIIFLCLLLAWHVVLSSFGLYRLRHMTRLRDAMGSIVKATSLGTLLVALAGILLRIKLVTPFFILTFWVSCTILTIVCRGILRRIVQWMGMHATGICYQLIIGTGKEAHEYAQKIANTAGAGYRIIGYVSEAHETGMPPTIEGIHVVTGLNELPSFLRHTVVDEVVICLPAGRSYEDILAVISLCERHGITVRIVADPLSRRLAKGSADELYGTETIILDKKGIEGWDAFIKRVLDIVIASLLLIVAFPIMVVTAVAIKLTSQGPVFFIQERVGLNKRVFSMYKFRTMTPDAEKRLSDVAELNEADGPAFKIRHDPRATPLGGILREFAIDELPQLMNVLKGDMSMVGPRPLPMRDYEGFDKDWQRRRFSVRPGITGLWQVSGRHALSFDAWMKLDIEYIDRWSLLLDMEILAKTIPAVLRRTKEV
- a CDS encoding DUF1972 domain-containing protein; the protein is MKIAIIGTRGIPAQYSGYDTLAEELALRLANDHGVHVTVYCRSPYYEKKPTWVSNVECIYLPSGRAKGIESLFHTGLSVLHALTGSYDVIFVVDPGNALWCLLLKWFGKKIVIHTDGLGWKRRKWGRCARLYYKWAERISTLAATALVSDSPVMKGYYRDTYHAETVYIPYGAEPTVGMDETILGEVSVKPHHYLLVVARLEPENNTDLIIKEYVASKVSLPLVVVGDSPYGKDYLSRLHALANDRVYFTGRIFDQKRLNSLYKHAFLYIHGHEVGGTNPSLLRAMGLQTPPLVLNVPFNTIVTGGNGFTFEKEVDGLSTTLQRLVLEPAMVRETGMRAKEWADRHFTWQSVVAAYKELFNSLAEEK
- a CDS encoding glycosyltransferase, giving the protein MAVPYFSVIIDSYNLGAFIEEAIESVLAQTFPKDRTEIIVVDDGSTDDTQERVKKYSHSIQYIYKENGGQASAFNAGFMHSSGDIIVFLDADDYFHPEKLQELSHIYNTYHCDAVFHNLSVVTTKLKGPFIPYLYYHNPQLLHKIGKNLYVLSTHNGGTGFMPVYFLVPTSGQSYSRRLCKKILPLPEYFTHSADLYLHLHALVGTDIYFVDRSLGFYRRHPYSDNESRRTDIVWHERRIGFYSHTLRTLEQTFHDKAARLARTVENDLHLMDIPLERMRGRYRIALKHFWEYKAPGPFLLRLSKISQALFYLIAPPRIYEKVRSLYFSFRMKNLARFIVRKYP
- a CDS encoding flippase — its product is MSEKRISTNTALLFSTEVATQGLGFIVSIMVARILGVESYGLLSFAYSLGVLCIMVPSFGFQRFTVHELARSPEQANSFFTHISLLMWAFTLLIAVVPFGVALSGPSGEGRLFVIFIIYFVMAALEYVLFLCSFYRASQRISKESMLRMLLALMWCATGLAVLFAGYGLTTFVVWRLVVTLLCVAAAVLVLRSDYGIRIVSFSRQYAWDIVKRSAPLAVFSMLSSAFTFLNLVLLGMMRGDVDAGYYSAAEKIVYLVGMIAASLAWVTLPSLSRAWARSAKEFSNVCTRIMRAALIIAVPCAVMVGLLRKTWIFLLFGTGYLPSIPVLGILALSIIPFFLSEINSTSLIAMDKQNKAVRAVLIGLIVLIVSSFILIPLWGAKGIALARTFSLCVVIWVQLRALKDGVWGKAQWVTFGRVLAAGAAMALTIMVLIKLSCTVPVALAVSFVLYLVMLVLMREMRYGEITGIFSR